DNA sequence from the Oryza brachyantha chromosome 5, ObraRS2, whole genome shotgun sequence genome:
cttagagaaaaatataagaatatttttaatagcataaatatattataaaaagtatattCAATGGTGGATTTAATGAGACTAATTCGATATTGTGGATGTTAGCATATCTTtcaataaatttgatcaaacttcaAGAGATTTAACTTAAGTCAAACTCAAagtaacttataatatgaaacagagggagtaaattAGTTTCAGATTTGagaataaaaatttacttattgcatttatattttagacctAACTATATTTAGTGATATCTGTTGCAACATATGGGCATGATGGCAGTTTTGTAATAACTTTTTGAAACTTCAAATATGAATGGGAAATTGTATTGGAGTTTTAAATGCgcattaatataaaaaactcaaagttTGATATCCAAAAGAATttgtatatgaaaaatttaaatgcgaTGCCAAGTGATGTTGGTGATAGTGGACTAGTGGTAAGTCTGCCACCTGGTGCACCTCTAGATTGCTAGGATCTTGAATtggttgataaaaaaattggacaTCTAGATGTTCTTATATTGTTGGACTAAGGGAgtataacttaaatttggcataaaaatgaaaataactaGGAGTGATTTGATAAAACAATGTTCAAATATCAAATACTGCGATCAACAAGTTATAACTAACTGGAAAtggaaaaatagaaacaaaggTAGCTATTATGTAGCAAACAGAAATGAGCCATTTGTATACAAGTGACATCAACATACGTGCTCGTGGAGAGATGTTAATATGAACACCAGCAGATGCAAGAGCTTCCTTGATATCAGACTCAACTGCCGAAATAGTTGCAGCTGGACTGGGCCAGTCAATCCCATTCAACATAACTGGCTTCCATAAGCCACGAGTAATTTCTGCTGAAAAATAGCTGACGATAGCTGCAACTGAAGCAGGCAAGAAATCCGCAAGATTCCGCAAGCCTGTAAGGGAGTGTAATGGTATGCACTGGTAAATATGAAGTTGACAGTTAATAGTGAAAAAACACAGTTGATGTCTTTCAGTTTTGATAATGAGAAGAATTTGTAGATAGCTGGAAGGTGAATTTTTAGGACAAAATATATTCATGATGCCATAACTTATGAGGCGGGTGCATTTTAGTCACACATCTAGAGAATTGATCAAATGAGCAACTCATCTTGTTCTGAGTGTGCAAATCTCATTAAAACACATATCATGTGGATTGTTTATTGATAAATTGGATAACATGTTGACCTAAAACATGGACAGAAAAAGCTTAGGCGtaggaaaacaaacaaaaaaaaggaaaattagcCTCCATATTTTCCTGCATGTTACCACAAATGAGAGATTTGTTAATGAACGGTATAGCATTGTTGGCTTATTAGTAGATCATGAGTTCCCATGTTTGTGATGAGGTCACCATGATGTCTAATCTAGCATCGAACAATCTACATGATAGGTGTTTAATGATATTTACACTAATGAAACAAGATGAGTGATTTGTTTGAGAAAATTCTAAGATGAATTACATAATTGCACCCAGCTTGCAAGTTGTCCTAGTGTAcattactctttttttatataatggtatatgaagaaaaaatatccatAATTCCTTAAGACTTTGGTAGATCCTACTACATTATTCCTGGAACTACAAGAACAGATGTGTTTGCCCTTACAAGAGCAAAGTCCACTTAACCAGATCTTTAACCCCCAAGCAGCGGTGGAGACAACTCTCAGGCTGGTCGGATGTCCACCTGAGCTATGCCACTGGTGTCATCACTGTCAACTATCAGAAATTCCTATAACAAGTTGCCAGCAACCAGGAAATGCTCTTTGTTGCCTAGGGTTAATGGCAATGCTCTCCCAAGAGGTGGTTTACAAGCAAGTTTCCAACATGAAAAAATCAGCTTGAATCACAATGTTACAAGGAAAAATTACCCAATTTAAATGTTACCTAATCTTAAACGACACTACATTtcatcatgtaaaaatataaaacccCACAATCTGATGAAATACTTAGACGAGTtgcaggaaaaaaacatattcatgCATGGTCCAGTTGATCAGTTGAAAACAGAATAGAGACAGGATATGGAAGTCTAAAACCAACTTTTATATGTACCATCTAAATATTTAGGTGATCTGATCGAGAACTAAATGCTTCAAAGGTATATTCGTAGATGGAAATGTTTTGCAAATTAATTGAGAGAAATATACGAGTATTGAAGAAgcacttttaaaattcaagaTGAAATTTATGCAAGTATTAGTCTTGCAACCTAGTTAAATTGATGATTTTAAAAGCGCAGAAGAATTTTCTTACTAAAGGCATTTGATTCAAGCTTTTGCAGTAAAAAAATAGCCAGTATAACTTATGGGACAACTAAACTAAAATAGCCAGTATAACTTATGGGACAACTAAACTAAGTACTATGAATTGGAAGGAATTAAGAACTTTCATTATGAAAAGGAGGGTATTAGTTAAAAGAAAGTGAAAGATTCAGTTAGTGTAAATTGACGACCAGAGTTAGACATGCAAGTAAAATGCAGAATACTAAATAAAAACCTGTAATCAAATCACGAGATGAAAGCCTCCCATGTGCGCAGGCAGCTAAAACAGTTTCCAGGACAAAAGGAACCGCTTCCAGCACTTCCCATGCAGTAGCTGAAGGCCCTTGGCAGACATCATCTTGTGCACCTAGAGGTGAACCAGCCGTACTGGAACTTGATGTTGATTGGGAACTGACAGGAGGGATGCCACTTTTTGACATTTTATGGCAGAAAATTTTCAGTATCTTATTGGCTAATTCGAGGATACTTTTCCTCTTGTAAGAACTAGAAAGAGTAGAGACTATGCAAGCCTGATTCTGGAAGTACCATGCCCGTAGCTTCGGAAATGAGTCAATATGCACCGGTTTATGAAATGATGGCTCTAGCTGAAGTATGCTCTTTCTGCTAACATCACACAGACTTTTCAACGCAAAATGGCTATTTCTTAGTAGCAGAAGAAAATCCAAACTGAGCTCTGAGCAAACAAAGACTCCATGTTTTGATAGTGCATACTCCAAAGGGGGTCTATGAAATTTCCACAAGCGAAGAAGACACAGGAAAGCACATGAGAATACTGAGTATACAGAAGGCTCTTCAAAACTACAACTCCTATAATCAGACAGAGGTAATGATCCAAATATTTCACAAAAAGGCATTAGAATGGCCGCTAGTTCTGGAACCTGAAAAGTACATGAATCATGTCAATCCAGCACATTGAAAATTTCTTTGGtaatttaaaatacaattCCAAAATTGAGCAATTCATAGTCTCTGCGAAAACATTGATTTCCTTACCAAGCCATACATTGAGAGAATATGAACCACGTCAACCGAAGAAATCCCGGATATAAGAGCATGCAGCATAGGCATTTGATGTATATAGAAGCCATCCGATACAGAATGTAGGGGAAGCAATGTAGACAGCAACTTAAGCACCATTTGGATAACATGTTCCTAAACGAACACGGGAAAGCAACAATCAGTTTCAAAGTCATTAATAGTCAGTAGTCACACATTCTACAGCTTTTTTCAAACCAAAGATTGTAAAATAGGACGAGAACATTTTGTATGTGCCATACATCTTATTTCTCCCATATCTTACCCTCAGATAAATCATACCTGAATGTTCCAGCCACGAATAAGGGATGCTCCACACAGAATTTTAGAAGCCGCCAACTTTTCCTCATCTGACCCACTTACCGCAAAAGGTTGCAACTTCTCTAACTCTGCTAGGCTAAAATAAGCAAGAAGGAACAGCCGTTTATCAAGCTAGTAAGTAAACATATTAACCCAAAATGCTCTTAAGGAATTGAATTGTACAAGCCCATGATTCATCACCTCGAAGCAGGTGTAACCATAAGTGCATCCTTAAGGCCCATAAGGGGTGAACCTTCCATTAAGGCTGACCAAGGGGATTCCTCAACAGCAGAGGTGCCTTTAACTGGAACAACATAGCTAGGCCAAAAATAAACAGATGTATCAACTAAATTCCTTGCTATACAAGCTTCCACAATAAGATGTAGCATACTCCCCACTGCAATTGAAGAATGAttatgagagaaaaataacTGTTTACTAGTAATAAAACATGCACAACGACAGATACTAAAAATTGTGATATCAGTCTGAGGAGACCTGCTTTAATAGAGAAGATATCTTGGGAAGAATTGTGACCATTCTCATTCTGATCCTTCAAAATAGATAAAGCAACTAATGCTTTCGTTGCTGCACTATTTGCTGATGGCACTACTGCTGGCGGAGGAGAAAGAAGACCAAAAAATTGCCCTAGAACCTGAAGTGAAGACAATAGTTCTCCTCTTCTAACAGATATCATTCCACCTTCTACCTTGTCAGACTCTTCCTTAAGAATGGAAGCAATTGACAAAGGTACAATAGCCAATAACATGCATAATCGAGAATGAAAATGAGGAAATGGCCCTTCTTGGCTGCCACGATCCTAGTAAAtagatacaaaattaaattaaacaaatattatagCTTTCCCATCGCtaataaagaaaacaatgatGTTTCAAAAGTTATCTTAACCCGTTGTACAAGTCGCAAAGCTGAAATCCATAGAGCTTGAAAGGTTTCTTGCCAGGTTGCCCGATTAAGAACTTGAAATGTCTTGGATAGTTCTGTGCCAACCAAAGGTTTCGAGTTTATAAAAAGGGTATATTAACAACTCAAAATGCTATGTTAACTTATTAAAAGTAAGTCGTCCCAATAGGACAATATAGCAATGTCTAGTGTTCAAAATTTGTCCCCAAATATAGTAACTTCTCCTACTCCCTCATTTCAACCAATCATAACCATCCCCCATTTAATTTCTCCACATACTTCCTCACTTCAACCAATTACAGCCACCCCCCATTTAATCCTACCTACTTCCTTAATAGCTGTGATATCCTCTAGaagttcttatattttgggacagagggagtatataatagTACCTGTCAGAGCTTCAATTGATGATATGGTATCAAGTTGTCTTCCGTCCATTGCGTTCTCCATAAACATGTCAAAAGATATCCAACAAGAGCTCTTTCCAGCACCAAAGACACTGCGTGAAGCAGAACTGCAAGGCTTTGTACTAACAACAACTCCCAATAGATTGCCCTTGTGCAATTGATGTCCTGAAGTAATAACTTTCCGTATATTCGTCATCAAGCTATCTAGCAGATTATTTGCAGTTACAAAATTCTTTGACTTAAGGGCACCAATAAGCTGAAGCCTCTGGAGCAAAGTACTGAAATTTTCAGGTCTACCCTAgcacatccaaaaataaaaggatttTCAGTCAGTGTTAAATCCAGGTAAGTGAAGCTTTTAAGGATCAATAATATTCTGGGGGAAATGTGTTCCAGCTTCCATGTAGGATTGAAACAACTAAGTGCATGGCAACTTCCAAACAATGAGGAAATTGTCTAGAATTTGATCAAAACCTAAAACAGTGAAAACTTTCAAACCATGAGGAAGTTGTCTAAAACTTGAAATAGAAGTTTTTCAGCAGCATAAAATTAAATGTCTAAATCATAACACATTTAATAGATCTGTCAATGGCTATGCAATATCAAATCTTACTGCATCACATCCGCCAAAATATCATGCAACTTTATGTTcaaaaatttcagaaacatgAGAAATATCACATCTGAATATCAAGCGACTGCAATGTGATGACAAGAAACCAGTTGTTTAACAAATCTGTCTCAAATGATGCTGTATCATTCAAACCTAGATCAGATGAGATGGAAATTGACAGGTTTGATAAcattattacatgataaaagaTTGAGTGAATTTCCTAAGTAATACGTTTCTGCCACAAAATTAGAGCctgatatgataaaatatttcaattttatacCTAAGTTAATTCAAggaacaaaagctaaaaaaaactcctgAAACAAAACTGCATTGAGATGgatcaatttaaaaatttataagagtgtgcaattgtatatataagatttcaattttttttcttaggcAATAAAGATTAAGAAACAAGAATGCAGCTGCATACGTGTTGCGATAGACTAGACGGAGAAAAACTTGAGTATTTTTGTTAGCAGTGATCTTCTCAACTACTTCTAAAGTCATAATTGTGTTCTTCCTCCTTAGACATTCACGGTGCTCATCTCTCCTGCCAAGTGAACTTCCTGTGCcatctaaattcatatttttctctgaTCCAATAGCATATGAAATGTCATGTCCCTCACTAGCAATACTTGGCAAACCACAATCTTCCAGAATACAGTCAGtcaatattttgataatacttaacacaaacaaaacaactgTATGTCCAAAATCCATTTTCTGAACCCCATAGCTATCTGAAAGATGCAAAGCATCATCAATAGACTTGACTAACCTGCAATGGGAAATGATGAAGATAATTACGATACAGAAAATCTGACAATTctgataattaaattaaataaccaaaacattttattctCTGAGTACTTGAGTAATAGTGTAGTTAGAAAAACAGATACTCTTGTCATGATGACATGGAAACAGCACTTCTGACCAGATCACATATGATGGAATGAATACCACAAATCAAAAAGAGTTGTGCCAGTAGGTATACACGTGAGGAGACAGCATGATTTGCATAACGCATTATTTGGACACATTTAAGGATCCAAATGGAGGATTCCAGTGTTGAAAGGGGAACGACTTGCATCCTACCCAATTAGGACAATTCACTCCTATACTAAGCCTAAAGAGATTAGGATTCTACTTTAGTTCGGAAGAGAACTAGTTGAGTGTACATAAAAGGGGTAGTCATAAGCTACCCAAGCCATGAATGAGCTAGAGGAACTCATCCAAAGCAAGTAGAAGCAATTTAGAGCACATGAGAGGATTCTTCTGTAAGATAAGTATGTGAGGGTACAAAAGTTCAAGAGAGTGTCAATCCCTTGTACTCTGTACTATTTTAAGATTGTGCTTACAATACGAATCACCGAATCTTCTTCAATTTCATGATTGTTTCATTACCATTATGTTCTGTGATACATGTGTTGTATCTGACAAGATCTTAAGGGTCCACGATTTTTGCAGATAATAAGGAGTATCAAAGCATAACAGTCAAACTACCATCACATGAATTCTGGCTTGTCAAGTATCATATATTATACAATATATCAGATGTATAGCTTTGTATCCTGTTATCGCATGAATAAACTACTGTGCCATGTGTAaggggggggagggggttcATGGTTGTCTTTACCCCCATGAACCCTTGCACATGACGTATTGTTTGTTGACAGTACTCTACAAACTGCATTATAATGGTTGGCTATATGAGTTGAGGGCTGATTTGACTTATAAGAGTATTCACTAGCAGCATTCATGGTAGCATAAGATGAACAAACAACCTGTTCTCGGAGAATCTGAAGTCCAGCTATAGTCAATATTCAGACTGGCATTAAAGATTTATTCCTCCCctaattcatgaaaaatagcAAATGGTCTTGATCCCACATACTATTAACAGCATAAGCTGTATTATGTAATAAGCTGTATTatgtaaaacaaataattgaaTCAAAACTCCGTTTGAATTTTATAGCAAGTTCAGCTACTATATGCATAGTAATTACACATTACTtgtgcatattttatttaattattgtggAGAACACATATAAGTTTACTTGCGTACATGTAAGTCTGTATCACACTGATATATTGACTGCATCGGGTGAAATACTGGTGTATTCTGGTCCaagaaatataaacaatacaCTATAGCAGCAGCACTTAATAAAATACCAGTTACCAATATATTGATTATCAATCAAATAGGGTACATTATATCCCAATCGCCATTTAGATAAAACATGCAAACAAAACATATgcacaacagaaaaaaaaacaaagaatgtGTTTTACAGTGCATATAGATAAAAGTAGCAGCACACACATTACAATGCATaaagtatcaaattttatgcaCAGTAGAGGCTATGCTACCTGGACCTGACAAAAATGACAAGCACAACCAAAGTGGTGAGTAACCAAAGAATGCATGATGAGGGCAACCTTATACATAGGCACACCTGACGAACAGAGTTAACTGCAGCTATGGATGAACCTGGAGAAGGATAGCAAACAGCTGAACCAAACCATGCCATACTAATCTCTTAACAGCCCTTTGAAAGTGCTAATGGATTATGGATTATGGATGAAACTGAGCTTATGACCATTATCTGAGGGCATAAATGAATGAGTTGAAGACTAAAAGTCAGTAAGTTGAGTTTAAAAAGCTTTCTAAGAAATGTTGACGAAGAAAGTTTTTGCAAAGTCGCAACATTTATAATCTTGAGAAGCATGCCCATGATAATCCAGTGGCAGTAATGAGGATTGAGAAAAGAAAGGGCCCGGACCCTCCATTCACAAATAGATTTCAGTTTAGGATACGTGCCGTCAAACCACGATATCTAAATCACTaacataaacagaaaattCAGATTTGATATGTAAAGATGATATTGCTAGATTTTGCCTGAAAAATACTTTCAGGTAGTTACACTTCcaacaatttttataaatatataagtagAAAAAGGATAATGATAATACATATGCATAGTAGACGATGTTGATGTAccaaacaagaagaaaaaaagactgACATCCTGAATCTCATGTGGGTCTTGTTGCCTgcatgtgactattttttacaAACCTTGCACACGTGCATACGTGCACATAACAGCATGCAGCCATCGTGTAAGCATAATAAATCACTGTACACTACTGTTGGCTGTTGTACTTGTCACAACCAACCGCCCAGCCATGCATATGACAGTTAGTCAGCTTGATTTAATTGTTCTGTCATTATTATTAAGAAACTGAGTTAGCATGATAGCGAAAAGGATATGTCAACATTTGCACAACAGGGTGAAAGGACTACCATCCAAATGAGTATATTTCATGAATGTCCAAACGATGAAACGACCTATAAAGATCACAATGTGACAGGTGAACAAAGATCAGAGACAAGCATGGGCTTCAATTGTCCAACCAGGTTTGGATtactttttctttgaaaaaaaaaagggcattGGTGGCAATCCTGCCCTATGTATTCTTTTATGACGTACTACGGTCCAATCAGTGAATCAGACATTTGGACCATGGAAGTTGCATATTGGCAGCACTTTGGAAGTCTTGAAAACCACAGTACACCACAAAGGAAGGGAGTGCCCTTCTGACCTTGTGCTATCAACTTTCAGGACCAAGATGGCACGAATAGGAAATTCACATCGTTTTCGATCTACCAAATTTCTCCCACAACACAGGCCCCACCGGGGCGGCGCAAGCAATCCCTCCCAGCCGCTGGCCCTACCCTATGAGGCTATGACCCaggggagaaaaaaacaacatcaACATCAGCAACACGAGCGCACCGCGGATTTAGACGGAATCCCACATGCGAGTTGACCAATTCTAGGGCTTGTAGCACCTATATGCTTGTGTGGGCATAGTTGGCATATATCCGTGTCACCGAAAAATCCAGAGCACGACAAAAACAATGTGAAGCAAGCAAGCGTACGGTGTTCTCACAGATGGAGCAATCAGTTCTTACATGGCCTTCGTCTCCGCGCGCTCCGTGCACGATGATACCGTGTACTGCGCGAGCAGCTCGAGGTAGAGCCTGTACGCCTCCGGCTGCGCCCGTCGGTTGGGCACCACCCTGCAAAGTaacagagagaaaaaaaaatttccccgGGCACCATCAGATTGATCTCAAACGCGCCGCACAAAATCGAACCGAGGGAGGGATAGGATTCGGGTTGCGGGGCGGGAAACCTCGGGGTGAGCAGCGCGAGGGTGAGGAGCGGGGAGACGAGGCGGGACGCCATAGCCTGGTCCAGCACCTTCCACATCGCGCCCGTGTTATGCGCGAAGCACAGGTTGGacaccagcgccgccgcgagcacGCCCCCGGCCCCAGCCCCAGACCCGTCCCcgcgggacgacgacgacggctccGCTTCCCGGGCGCAGCGCGCGGCCTCTGCGGCCTGCAGGAGCGGGgggtcgccgcgcgccgcggacGCCTTCACGGCCGCCATCACCCGCCGCTCCATCTCCAGctctgcgccggcggcggccgccatggccgcgacTGCTGCGAGGGTCGGGGTCGGGGTGGGTTTTACGGGGGAGCGTGTGGTTTTGGAACGTGgtgagaaggaaggaaggaagacaGGTGGAAGGAACAGGCGAAGGAAGGACCGAGGTGGTGGTGCCGGTCGCTCGCCTTTATTGCGCGCGCCTatgctgaatttttttttgtttgtttttacatTATGGCCCTGATAATATTCTTGTTTCATAAATGGGTCCGTCACATCGCTTCTATCGTTTAGTACATGTTGGCTGATCAGTCATATGCTTGCagccaaattttgaaaattagtTCTAGTGTTGATTTTGAGACGTTCAGGTCcctgtttagatggcaaattTTCCTAAGAAGAGATTatatcaaacgtttgaccagatattAGAAGGGTTTtaaacacgaatgaaaaataaattttacagctcggatagaaaccgcgagacgaattcttttgagcctaattaagccgtcattagcacatattagtactgtagcacttatggctaatcatggactaattaggctcaaaagatttgtctcaagatttcttccataactgtgcaattggTTTTTCATTTCACCTATGTTTGatgctccatttaaatgtccaaaaattcgatgtgatgtttttcgaAAAGCTTTtcggaactaaacaaggcctcaatCATAGTTTACGTTTTAGTAAATCgctataaacaaaaattatctaaaagttttacttatacattgtttttttggttttgttaattttctatGGCCTAGCAACCGCATAACGAATGATGAGAATgctaatcaattttttataaaaagactTTGTGACAATGTCAAATTTAGAACAAGATGTGTTTGATAATTCTTTGTGTTCAAAaattaatagataatgttgatgacttttagCACACGTtcaaccattcgttttatttaaaaaattacataattatcatttttgttgtgattggattttttactacatatattttaattataacttacatttttgcaaatttgcataaaatttttgaatcaaatgtttagaaagagaatttaataaattcgaaatttaaaatttgacaacTGATGTGACTGTATTcaacaatttaaaaatgtttatattttggaacgagaataataagtcatatttaaaatctaattaaaaactaatatagTAGTGGGACTTACTTTTTTTGCagtctaaaaatttttattgttatccttacgtttttgtaaaaaaattattgtgtCCTTACTAATTTAGAACAGCCAAAGAACATATAATGCATAGCATTTAACTACATACTCCTGccattctaaaataactttattttttatctatctcacacataacaatataaattaaaaagaatataatattatcGACTTTATCAAATCTTAATACAATTGTCCTCCACTTTATCtagttataatataattgtttCCTAATTTCACAAATTCTAATGCAATGATTGCTTCAAaagaacttattttggaataaaGAAGAGCACAAGTTATTTTTGGACGGATGCATTAAATTCCAAGCACATTTGTAAAAACTTGAGAGCACGTAGTATgtaacattttatatttttatgtttgaagtAAAACATATTTGTAGAAATGTAATTTAAAAGTTGATTAGGAGTGCAATTGTAAAATTCTAAAactgttataaaaaattcaagaagGATATGCATGGCTAGAATTTACATTTTGCTCTTTTTCGGTAAGAGGGAAAATCCTCTAACGTTTGTGCTTAGCATGATTTTGGCAATGATTTAGTTTCTATGGGGCGGAGGGTGTAGCGCCGAAGAGTCCTCTCGGTAATAACCTCCGCTGATCTTACAAAACTTAAGTAAGAGAAAGACACTACGCTAATGCCAATGGCGCGCTAATGTTTTAGCTTAGCTTCCTGTTAacactaaaatttgataaaatttcttattggattcggataagaaaaGACACAAtaacatatgaaaattttatctgGAAGAGTTTGAATTCAATAGGGAGTCATAAAGACCAAGACATGTcggcataattttatctattaattagagttggtttatgatttttccttttatctctaagaaGTTAGAGTCTAATAGAGacttattacttatttttatcaattagGAAACAACGTTGTATTCGATAGGAATTAGAAATAGAGTCCAAATATGatttgttatttccttttaccTATCACAAGTCGTGTGCTGTATCCGATATGGACTCGTATCCGCCCACGGGTATAAATAGGTATACCCGGAGTTGTTGTAAATCATCTATCTACTTCTTAAtacatagatcaattactctcgatGTATCGCCACTCTCTTCACCAAGGTTTTAATATAGGTGGAACTTGGTACCTGACGCGGGGTTGCATCATCTCAATCTCTGGCGAAGGGGTAAGTCTTATGTTCCGCCGGCCACGGTAATcatatcggctagattagaactgtctcggttcagtccgtTCTTATGATTTGCTTGTAcggttgctagttatcgtatcagtttcagcttaggTTACTTTTGTATCCTGAGTTGATCTGATTGATCACTTTGGGTGAtttatgttggtttgatatttactatttgacatattcaatttgATATTGTCCTAGTTCAGTCCGATCTATTAGACTGTatctatcaaatagtttatatcatgcTAACGCATCTTGCTCAATATTTTATCgaagtaccagccgataagttattgGTCATCGGCTTGATAACAATTTAGATCATTACTAGGCATAGTCTTgaattgtctcggtttggtttgatcttttatgattattcttagtaatctagaccagatattttatagatcttggtcatttgttagtcgtttatagccgatgatattCGCCGATCcacatgttcattatatttatattaatagagtagtcgattgtcttactgcattattttataccaatcggttCGATTTACTTAGATCAGTAATTATTTTGTactgcatcggcttatgagattTACGTGctagttggttttagccgatcgtagcAAATGATTCActatttatttaactatttgagttTATATGTGTCGGGTTCTCAGCCGATCCAAGTTGTCAACAGCCGATTGCtcagcctatcggctaaatacTGCTACATCGACATCCGATCGGCTAGTTACTCGGTTATCTATCGGCTATATCGGCTAGATAGCCAATCGGcttatttttactatttatcttatcagttgc
Encoded proteins:
- the LOC102717156 gene encoding mediator of RNA polymerase II transcription subunit 33A-like, which codes for MKQEYYQGHNVKTNKKKFSIGARNKGERPAPPPRSFLRLFLPPVFLPSFSPRSKTTRSPVKPTPTPTLAAVAAMAAAAGAELEMERRVMAAVKASAARGDPPLLQAAEAARCAREAEPSSSSRGDGSGAGAGGVLAAALVSNLCFAHNTGAMWKVLDQAMASRLVSPLLTLALLTPRVVPNRRAQPEAYRLYLELLAQYTVSSCTERAETKAMLVKSIDDALHLSDSYGVQKMDFGHTVVLFVLSIIKILTDCILEDCGLPSIASEGHDISYAIGSEKNMNLDGTGSSLGRRDEHRECLRRKNTIMTLEVVEKITANKNTQVFLRLVYRNTPENFSTLLQRLQLIGALKSKNFVTANNLLDSLMTNIRKVITSGHQLHKGNLLGVVVSTKPCSSASRSVFGAGKSSCWISFDMFMENAMDGRQLDTISSIEALTELSKTFQVLNRATWQETFQALWISALRLVQRDRGSQEGPFPHFHSRLCMLLAIVPLSIASILKEESDKVEGGMISVRRGELLSSLQVLGQFFGLLSPPPAVVPSANSAATKALVALSILKDQNENGHNSSQDIFSIKAVGSMLHLIVEACIARNLVDTSVYFWPSYVVPVKGTSAVEESPWSALMEGSPLMGLKDALMVTPASSLAELEKLQPFAVSGSDEEKLAASKILCGASLIRGWNIQEHVIQMVLKLLSTLLPLHSVSDGFYIHQMPMLHALISGISSVDVVHILSMYGLVPELAAILMPFCEIFGSLPLSDYRSCSFEEPSVYSVFSCAFLCLLRLWKFHRPPLEYALSKHGVFVCSELSLDFLLLLRNSHFALKSLCDVSRKSILQLEPSFHKPVHIDSFPKLRAWYFQNQACIVSTLSSSYKRKSILELANKILKIFCHKMSKSGIPPVSSQSTSSSSTAGSPLGAQDDVCQGPSATAWEVLEAVPFVLETVLAACAHGRLSSRDLITGLRNLADFLPASVAAIVSYFSAEITRGLWKPVMLNGIDWPSPAATISAVESDIKEALASAGVHINISPRARSPIPMLQLPIATLISLSITVKMEEINHLQGIIYKGVEICATSSSWPSMPIIGALWIQKVRRWHDYIILSCSETPFTRDKNAIAQLIRSCFSSFLGPLVDGRSCFVADRGVNSLLGKAHQERGPRLSISPGLLYTRCCRMFPDNYFVCEEIFKVVIERAHALANECDSSRHHLLRSGRLPLSSASCSVEQIASLAASMLCHAGGMKLIRLLYEQILPTMLLSTGEAKLGCAGPVCSSFEGFALAYVLLVSGASIWGVGETSSVYTSLYTSKRQRVVDRHLEFMANVMEGNIELGCGQVAWRTYVVCFVGLMIDFAPTWIPEVKLETLQKLASGLWKWHERDLALSFLERGGPKAISTVVEYIQ